In Carnobacterium sp. CP1, the following are encoded in one genomic region:
- a CDS encoding SDR family NAD(P)-dependent oxidoreductase, translating into MANKRNGLANKIVLITGGSTGLGEQIAYEAAKQGAIVVVSARRMDLLAEVKKKCANYSGKAAYAYAMDVSDPEEIQTVIETIHQEVGAVDILVNNAGFGHFEEALTFKMSVAENMFRVNVLGMMYVTQLVAIQMAEKRQGHIINVASQGGKMATPKSSIYSATKFAVIGYSNALRLELKPLNVFVTTVNPGPIETNFFDIADESGKYLEKVGSMVLNSTVVAKRVVALMGTSKRELNLPYSMEIAGKLYYLFPKVGDFLALNLFNNK; encoded by the coding sequence ATGGCAAACAAGCGAAACGGCTTAGCGAATAAGATTGTACTTATTACGGGAGGTTCCACTGGTTTAGGGGAACAAATCGCTTATGAAGCAGCTAAGCAAGGTGCAATCGTAGTGGTCAGTGCTCGCAGGATGGATTTACTAGCAGAAGTAAAAAAGAAGTGTGCAAACTACTCTGGAAAAGCAGCTTACGCCTATGCTATGGATGTTTCTGATCCAGAAGAAATTCAGACGGTTATTGAAACCATCCATCAAGAAGTAGGCGCTGTTGATATTTTAGTTAACAATGCTGGTTTTGGCCATTTTGAAGAAGCATTGACCTTTAAAATGAGTGTTGCTGAAAATATGTTTAGGGTAAATGTCTTGGGAATGATGTATGTAACTCAATTAGTCGCTATCCAAATGGCAGAAAAACGTCAAGGCCATATTATCAATGTGGCTTCACAAGGAGGCAAAATGGCAACTCCGAAGTCAAGTATTTATTCAGCTACAAAATTTGCTGTCATAGGGTACTCAAATGCCTTACGATTGGAGTTAAAACCTTTAAATGTTTTTGTTACAACTGTAAATCCAGGACCAATTGAAACCAACTTCTTTGATATTGCAGATGAAAGCGGAAAATATTTAGAAAAAGTTGGAAGCATGGTCTTAAATTCTACTGTTGTTGCAAAACGTGTCGTGGCTTTGATGGGCACGTCTAAAAGAGAGTTAAATCTTCCTTATTCTATGGAAATAGCTGGAAAATTGTATTACTTATTTCCGAAAGTAGGAGATTTTTTAGCATTGAATCTATTTAACAATAAATAA
- a CDS encoding LapA family protein, producing MKKQWGIVVAIILVLMIALFAVVNVEAVPVNFGFTMVSWPLIMVILGSLFIGALITVLIATNSAFKTKKQIKNYKDELSKIDQTKQNELDNVRMEYEQKLNDQDAKIIEQENKINSLEKELIDRMTHATPDNK from the coding sequence ATGAAAAAACAGTGGGGCATTGTGGTAGCTATTATATTAGTTTTAATGATTGCTTTATTTGCAGTAGTGAATGTAGAAGCGGTTCCAGTTAACTTTGGCTTTACAATGGTGTCGTGGCCGCTGATCATGGTGATCTTAGGTTCTTTATTTATTGGGGCACTGATAACGGTGTTGATTGCAACGAATTCTGCTTTTAAGACCAAGAAACAAATTAAAAATTATAAAGATGAATTATCCAAAATAGACCAAACGAAACAAAATGAACTAGATAATGTGAGAATGGAATATGAACAAAAATTAAACGATCAAGATGCTAAAATCATTGAACAAGAAAATAAAATCAACAGTTTAGAAAAAGAATTGATCGATCGAATGACTCATGCAACACCAGACAACAAATAA
- the ltrA gene encoding group II intron reverse transcriptase/maturase, protein MMKQDSISLINQIANSDNLKSASKKVYQNKGAAGIDGVTVHELDAHLIKYGQQMIEKMRAGTYQPQPVKLVSIPKDNGGIRNLGIPVVRDRVVQQAILQVIEPIIDPSFSTYSYGFRKGRNAHQAIKQAEQYVSEGYKTIVDCDLRNYFDTVHHQKLMNYLNYYIQDKIVLRLIWNFLKAGIMDGNVFIENYKGTPQGGVISPLFANVYLNQLDRELEKRGHRFVRYADDFCIYVKTPRAGERVLKSVTTFIEGNLRLEINTEKSKVTTPAKAKFLGFTIWKTQGKSEAAHLRRLNSSSVTDSEN, encoded by the coding sequence ATGATGAAACAAGATAGTATCTCATTAATCAATCAAATCGCTAATTCAGATAATTTAAAGTCAGCCAGCAAGAAAGTGTATCAAAATAAAGGAGCTGCCGGTATCGATGGAGTGACCGTTCATGAATTGGACGCTCACTTAATAAAATATGGTCAGCAAATGATAGAGAAGATGAGAGCAGGAACTTACCAACCACAACCTGTTAAGCTGGTTTCTATCCCTAAGGATAACGGTGGTATAAGAAACTTGGGAATTCCTGTGGTGCGAGATCGAGTGGTGCAACAAGCTATTCTACAAGTGATTGAACCCATCATTGACCCTTCCTTTTCGACATACAGTTATGGTTTTAGGAAAGGCAGGAACGCTCATCAAGCGATTAAACAGGCAGAACAATATGTATCCGAAGGATACAAAACGATTGTCGACTGTGATTTGCGTAACTATTTTGATACAGTTCATCATCAGAAGTTGATGAATTACCTCAACTACTATATCCAAGATAAAATAGTGTTGCGGTTAATATGGAATTTTCTTAAAGCTGGAATTATGGACGGCAATGTCTTTATTGAGAATTATAAAGGAACCCCTCAAGGTGGAGTTATCTCTCCACTATTCGCTAATGTCTATTTAAATCAACTAGATAGAGAATTAGAGAAGCGAGGACACCGGTTTGTACGTTATGCGGACGACTTTTGTATCTATGTGAAAACACCTAGAGCAGGAGAACGAGTTTTAAAAAGCGTGACGACCTTTATAGAGGGAAACCTCCGGTTGGAGATTAATACGGAAAAAAGTAAAGTGACTACTCCAGCTAAAGCTAAGTTTCTAGGTTTCACTATCTGGAAAACACAGGGAAAGTCAGAAGCCGCCCATCTAAGGCGGCTAAACTCAAGTTCCGTAACCGACTCAGAAAACTAA
- a CDS encoding group II intron maturase-specific domain-containing protein: MIKEIDLYTQGWINYYGIGDMKSFIKSVAHWLNHRLRQLCWKRWNKVSTKFRMLRKYGIEKEEAWKVANTRKGYWRMTRTHTLHRAITKKKLVNWGLKDLNQLFQQRYLSY, encoded by the coding sequence ATTATAAAAGAAATTGACCTCTATACACAAGGCTGGATTAATTATTATGGAATTGGAGATATGAAAAGCTTTATCAAGAGCGTAGCTCATTGGCTAAATCATCGATTGAGACAACTATGTTGGAAACGATGGAACAAAGTATCGACTAAATTTCGTATGTTAAGAAAGTATGGAATAGAGAAAGAAGAAGCATGGAAGGTGGCTAATACGAGAAAAGGGTATTGGCGTATGACCCGTACCCACACACTTCACCGAGCGATTACGAAGAAAAAGCTGGTAAATTGGGGTCTAAAAGACCTGAACCAACTTTTCCAGCAGAGATACTTAAGTTATTGA
- the mgtE gene encoding magnesium transporter — protein MKRIDDRKNNYYEGIFKAAKENNRKKFRKLFLKLHTNDQVELFHLLYTEKKKKVESFLEPSEFAELFEWMDPADQTEAYEAFSTEYIANLFHYMEIDNVVDFLSYRDDEERQALLNQLDAAERSRVEEMLAYEPETAGSIMTKGFISVSPENTVQQTVKMVRIFAKETEMVYYIYVLDKENRLVGILSLRDMILHPEDTKVQDVMLTQLTFVRINDDQEVVARMIQDYDLLAVPVLNDEDVMLGIVTVDDVMDILVEETTEDFNEFSAIRKTKSKMERGEESAWQTARVRMPWIIILVFLGMISASLISSFEETLNQVVVLAAFIPIIMDSAGNVGTQSLAVAVRNISMGEKRTKEEFWQNILKELVAGMIIGLAAGIVLALVVCIFYQNLVLAVIIGFSLFVTLSLSTVVGAVIPFLINRLKIDPAIASGPFITTINDAMGLLIYFSVATKLLHVL, from the coding sequence ATGAAAAGAATTGATGATAGAAAAAATAATTACTATGAAGGAATCTTTAAAGCTGCGAAGGAAAATAATCGTAAGAAGTTTCGTAAGTTATTCTTAAAACTCCATACAAATGACCAAGTAGAACTCTTCCATCTTCTATATACTGAAAAAAAGAAAAAAGTAGAGAGTTTCTTGGAACCGTCAGAGTTTGCGGAATTATTTGAATGGATGGATCCCGCTGATCAAACGGAAGCCTATGAAGCCTTTTCAACTGAATATATTGCGAATTTATTCCATTATATGGAGATAGATAATGTGGTGGATTTTTTATCCTACCGAGATGACGAAGAAAGACAGGCTCTCTTAAACCAGTTGGATGCAGCAGAAAGAAGCAGAGTAGAAGAAATGCTTGCCTATGAGCCAGAGACTGCCGGATCCATTATGACTAAAGGATTTATCAGTGTTTCTCCTGAAAACACTGTGCAGCAGACGGTAAAAATGGTGCGTATCTTTGCTAAAGAAACAGAAATGGTTTACTATATTTATGTTTTAGATAAAGAAAACAGATTGGTAGGTATTTTGTCTCTTCGTGACATGATTCTTCATCCAGAAGATACAAAAGTTCAAGACGTTATGCTTACCCAGCTAACCTTTGTGAGAATCAATGATGACCAGGAAGTAGTTGCACGTATGATTCAAGATTACGATTTACTAGCAGTTCCTGTTTTAAACGATGAAGATGTGATGTTAGGAATTGTAACTGTTGACGATGTGATGGATATTCTAGTTGAAGAGACTACAGAAGATTTTAATGAATTTTCTGCTATCCGAAAAACTAAAAGCAAAATGGAAAGAGGAGAAGAAAGCGCTTGGCAAACTGCTCGAGTAAGGATGCCGTGGATCATCATCCTTGTTTTCTTGGGAATGATCAGTGCCTCTTTAATTAGTTCTTTTGAAGAAACTTTGAATCAAGTTGTAGTGCTTGCTGCTTTTATCCCCATTATTATGGATTCAGCCGGAAATGTAGGAACGCAGTCATTGGCAGTAGCGGTCCGAAACATTTCTATGGGAGAAAAAAGAACCAAGGAAGAATTTTGGCAGAATATACTAAAAGAATTAGTAGCAGGAATGATAATCGGGTTAGCTGCGGGAATAGTATTAGCACTCGTAGTATGTATCTTTTATCAGAATCTAGTTTTAGCAGTGATTATTGGGTTTTCTCTTTTTGTGACCTTAAGCTTGTCTACTGTAGTGGGTGCTGTAATTCCTTTTCTTATCAACAGACTGAAAATTGACCCTGCTATTGCTTCTGGTCCTTTCATCACGACCATCAATGATGCAATGGGGTTATTGATTTACTTTAGCGTAGCAACAAAACTACTCCATGTGCTTTAA